Part of the Ornithodoros turicata isolate Travis chromosome 6, ASM3712646v1, whole genome shotgun sequence genome, CTGATTCGAAGAGGGAGGGGCTGTAGGTCTTTTAATTTAAATGTCAATTTAAGTGtcagtttaaaaaatatgataattgacacaaagagGCATACGCCCCCCcaccctttctctctctctctctctcttcagatcagaaacgataacccttcattcgtggcaatggttggcgcattgagtgctgtgcggtgaagttctgttctcaGTGTGTGTCGGAAGCTATCCTGAGATTCCCGATAATTAATTTACAGAGTTACGATTCTTGATATTTTAAGTGCTTGAATTACACAAAAATGTCCGCGCGAGTCTCGTTATGGGAAGCCGCTCGACGTAGCACCTGTAACCAGTCCATCCCATTTCGAGGCTCCTAAGCATTCCGTCACGCTCATCACGGCGACATAGcaacggcaacaacaacaaatacactgatgatgataatggggaaattcgccaccgaCATAGCAAAGCACAGCTTGGCTGAATCCATTTGCGTTTACGAGGTAGAATAATTTGAGAGGCCGCATTCAGCGCTTGCACACAACAACACACAACTTATCACAAACAGAGCGCGCGAACAAAAGCTACGCgcgaaaaagaaacagaaacagaggAGGAGACAGAAGGCGGTTCCTACTGGCACCCCATGCCGATGAGCCCTGAGGCTGCGTTTTAATACTGCTTTCATCACGAACGACGAATTAGAAACAACATAAGGAAAGAAGGGTGATAACAGAAGCGCGTGCAACTGAAAGGATAGTTTCCGGATTGTGTGCCTCTCTCTGTGTGCGAGGGAAACagggtgagagagagagagattaaaAAAAGACGCAGTAACCACTGAATTTCAATAAAGAGGCAAACATGTGGTGTCGGACGCGTTTGGAGCCATATGACATCGTTGAATTCTTCGCTTTCCTTTTGCTTCCTGCAAGTAAACGGCACCGTGTACTGAACGAAAACCGCTGCTTTTGTGACGTGCAACAAATATTACGCGTCTAGTATTTCTATTCTTGTAATTTGAATATGATGCTCGAAGAGTGTAAGCTCCAAATATGAAACCTGAGCCGGAGAACATGCGTCCTAAAATAGGGCCGAGGGGAAGAAAGAGAAATAacgaagaaatagaaaaaatggtgaaaaaaaaaaaaaaaacaggcgtGCTAGCTAAACGCTCAGGACGAAGGGGTGCGTTAAATTCATTCAGTTATAGATATTCAGTAGGTGGATATTCGTTTATACAAAAGAATCGGCCGGTTCTACAAGGAATGCTACTCATAAAGAGCACGCAGCAAATTATGAAATCAAGATATTTCGTCTTTCTATATAGAAGAACCAAGCATAAACGCTTTCTCTGCGCggtctacactctaagaaagaatGGTGTGAAAAGGTTGTAACTTCTACAGTtgccacctaggtcaacatagcgtctgataaagggtgtaaaagggtggtaaaagcaattatcatacatccaaattgctacaaaaaggcgtacgcccccctcgctcaccgaatcagaagcggtaaccctatcactcgtggcagagagtgaggtagcaggtagaacctTGCAACCTTTtcggcacaacatatgcgacaacaattacctcctaaaaggtgtaactgctccacccttttttctaagagtgtacctccCAAGGATCACAGTGTCACGTACCGACGAATTGTTCACTAGTTCGCTCGTATATCAACTTTACGCTCACGCTTTACACGcacacattttttaaaaagcaatgaagaacaacaacaaaatatgTGCAGCGGTCTTTCGGTGATGCCCACCAGATCTACCAATGCATTTCTTGTTTTGTgaagttaaaaaaaatattgttaaTAAACTGAATTATCCTTATTATTATTTCTACTGTACTGTGTACGAGATTCGAGCGTGCAAAAGACAAAGCCAATGTTCATTCAGTTCGACAGAACAAGTCTTTTTGCTCAGGCTTCGGCCCCTTGCTTTAGTCGCTGCAGTGTTGCTTGCTCCGCTTCCGCCTTCTTCATTTCCAATTGGAGTGGGTTACGGTATTCCCGAAGCGTGAATCTACATTCTTAGCAATAACTTCACCACGTCACatggtgaaggccaaccattccacagaatgataccgttacccttcctgatttgtggaaagcacggggcgtacatcttttttttttcttaaaaactcaCAATAGTGAGTTTTTAGTATGACGTACgccgtcgcctttgcgtacgtaaggatagcgtggtggttctgcgccaTGCTCAAAGCTCTGCtggtgtcttgcgcgtgcgcagaaccaccaacgctatcccttacgtacgcaaaggcgatagcgtacgatacactaaaactcactaattaaCGCAagtgcgtaagtgtcacaaaaaggcgcacgcttCCCGTCttcgacaaatcagggaagagaatgatgtcattcgggatactggttggctaggagcgtgttttACGGTGAAGTTATGTGTTGTCgctctttcagacatatgtcggcacagttcccctagaagtcggcccaggacgcacatttccccagggcgttagtcgtgacgttgcccacatacgtgaggccgacaacggcaagccctttcacaatCACCACCACCTATGTGTTGTCGCTCCCGCGTCGGAATAAAGTGTccaggaaaacgaagaaaataACGAACTGGGAGAAATACAGACAGGGACTGGCCAACTCCACGGCAGATGACCTGCTTGACTGTATAAAGACGTCCTTGGCAAATAGTACGGCGACAGTATTTTACCCAGCCTCAATGCCTGTTCCTGACCTTAAGTATCTCAATCTCCGAGCCGCGCGACGTCGGACACAGAGAAGAGCAATAAGAACTGGGCTCGAGGTCGACTGGATCTCGTACAAGCGAATCTCAGCTGCACATAGAAGACACGTATTAAAATTGAGGCGCACACAGTGGAAGCAGTTTAGTGAGTCTCTTAATGCTCACACCCCTGTCACAAAAGTATGGAGTATGGAGTACTCTGAGAGCCATTGAAGGCCTCCCTCGACCGTCAAACCCGTTGGTCACGCTGTCCGTTTCATCCAAAAGAGAGCCTAAGGATCTTGCAGAAGAGTTTGCCAGAGAACTAGCCCAAGTGGCCAGCTGCATTGATCATCGTCCATCGTTAAGGGACTCAGCTTCCGATGGTTCCCCAACGGATGATGACATTACCATGACTGAGCTACATGAGGCTGTTGTCAAGGGCTTAAAACGACGCAGCGCCGTTGGACCAGACGGAATATCGAATCAGGCCCTGAAGAACCTAAGCGACGAACAACTTGTCTCTCTCCTCCAGTTATTCAACAAGGTCTGGTGTTCGGGAAGCATAccccctgattggaaacacgcCCGAGTCATCCCTATATTAAAGAAGGGGAGACCGCCTGACTAATTGTCCTCGTATCGTCCCATTGCTCTCACTTCGTGTGTTGGCAAGCTACGGGAAAGAATTGTTCAAAAGTGGCTGTCATGGGCTTTAGAGCAAGGTCACCATTTCCCTGAACATATTGCAGCCTTCAGGAAAGGCAGAGGTACATCGGACGCAATTGCTGAAGTGGCCACAGGACTGTAGTATAGGCGAGGGAGTCAAGTGCATTCGCCCTTGCCCTGTTCTTAGATGTGAAGAAAGCGTACGATTCTGTAAAGCACTCAGCCTGTTTATCGGCGCTAACTGAAGCCAGAATCACTGGGCATCTCCTGAGATTCATTGTAGACTTTTTGTCAGACAGAAAGTTCGACGTGTCTGTTCGCGGCCACATTAGTTCCACAAATCTTTTCAGCGAGGGGTCCCGCAGGGCAGTGTACTGTCATCCACGCTGTTCAACTTAATCATGGCTGGGATCCACAAACAAATGCGTCCTACACCATATGCGCCACAACTGACCCTATACGCCGATGATATCTGTCTCCGCATAGCAGGAACAAGGAGAAGATTCGCGACTCAGCCGACGTAGCACTAAAGGCCATCAAGGAGGCCTTGTCGGAGAGAGGGCTGGTGATATCACCAGAAAAGTCCCGATGTCTTGTCTGCATCCCCCAAAGAAACACGTTGGTAGGGACTTCCCACGTCTAAGCATCAATAACATCCCTGTTCTAAGATGTAAAGCATGCAAATACCTTGGTGTCGCTATTGACAGCGCCTTACGCTGAACGAAGCAAGTGAACGAAACCATTGCTACAGGGAAGAAATCGCTAAATTTGCTCAGACGAATCAGTGGCAAAGCATGGGGCTGTGATGCACGATCCATATTCACTCTGCGCAGAGCTCTTATTCTTTCTCGGATTCTGTATGCGACGCCGTACGTTGGCATGTCGCCAACACAATAGCTGAACCTCGAGCGTCTCCATCGGACCGGTATACGAACAGCGCTTGGTTTACCCAGCTTCTCCAGCGTACCTATACCTACCTGGAGTCAAAAGAAAAGCCCGTTAGCATCCATTTAAAACTCAGAGGGCTCCAGTTCATTGACAACGCAACACTTCTGGGCAAGAAACAACTCCTCACCGGTCTTCAAGGCAACCTCACC contains:
- the LOC135397506 gene encoding uncharacterized protein LOC135397506; amino-acid sequence: MLTPLSQKYGVWSTLRAIEGLPRPSNPLVTLSVSSKREPKDLAEEFARELAQVASCIDHRPSLRDSASDGSPTDDDITMTELHEAVVKGLKRRSAVGPDGISNQALKNLSDEQLVSLLQLFNKVWCSGSIPPDWKHARVIPILKKGRPPD